From Bifidobacterium sp. ESL0790, one genomic window encodes:
- the rplJ gene encoding 50S ribosomal protein L10: MKRPEKEAVIAELTDQFRDADAVYLTEYRGLTVPQISDLREKLGRDTSYSVAKNTLARIAAKEAGYEGFDEALSGPSAITFVKGDYVEAAKVLRDFAKKNKALVIKGGFADGTMYDAEGFMKLASLESRETLLAKMAGDLKGTMAKAARTFAALPTKAVRTFDALREKQEKAA; the protein is encoded by the coding sequence ATGAAAAGGCCCGAAAAGGAAGCGGTGATCGCCGAGCTCACGGATCAATTCCGTGATGCCGACGCGGTTTACCTTACCGAGTACCGCGGGCTTACCGTTCCGCAGATCTCCGATCTGCGCGAAAAGCTAGGCCGCGATACTTCCTACTCAGTGGCTAAGAACACGCTCGCTCGCATCGCCGCCAAAGAGGCTGGGTACGAGGGCTTCGATGAAGCGCTCTCCGGCCCCTCCGCAATCACCTTCGTGAAGGGTGATTACGTCGAGGCTGCGAAGGTCCTGCGTGACTTTGCCAAGAAAAACAAGGCCCTCGTCATCAAGGGTGGTTTCGCAGACGGAACCATGTACGACGCCGAAGGCTTCATGAAGCTCGCGAGCCTCGAGTCCCGCGAGACCCTGCTCGCAAAGATGGCAGGCGACCTCAAGGGCACTATGGCCAAGGCCGCTCGCACGTTCGCCGCTCTGCCCACCAAGGCCGTGCGCACGTTCGACGCTTTGCGCGAGAAGCAGGAAAAGGCCGCTTGA
- the pstB gene encoding phosphate ABC transporter ATP-binding protein PstB, with translation MGQRIDVEHLNVYYGDFLAVQDVNLNIQANKVTAFIGPSGCGKSTVLRTLDRMHEITPGARVEGKVLLDGKDLYGKGVDPVAVRRDVGMVFQKANPFPTMSIRENVLAGIRLNNRHISKSDADELVEWALRGANLWNEVKDRLDRPGIGLSGGQQQRLCIARAVAVHPSVLLMDEPCSALDPISTLAVEDLINELKRDYTIVIVTHNMQQAARVADYTAFFNLKAVGKPGHLEYFADTTTMFNNPQNEEAERYISGRFG, from the coding sequence ATGGGCCAACGCATCGATGTCGAGCATCTGAACGTCTACTACGGCGATTTCCTGGCCGTCCAGGACGTCAACCTCAATATCCAGGCCAACAAGGTCACCGCCTTCATCGGCCCGTCCGGATGCGGCAAATCAACGGTCCTACGCACGCTCGACCGCATGCACGAGATTACGCCCGGCGCACGCGTCGAAGGCAAGGTGCTGCTCGACGGCAAGGACCTCTACGGCAAGGGCGTCGACCCGGTGGCCGTGCGCCGCGATGTCGGCATGGTCTTCCAGAAGGCCAATCCGTTCCCCACGATGTCCATCCGCGAGAACGTCTTGGCCGGCATCCGTCTCAACAACCGGCACATTTCCAAATCCGACGCCGACGAGCTGGTGGAATGGGCCCTGCGTGGCGCGAACCTGTGGAACGAGGTCAAGGACAGGCTCGATCGTCCGGGCATCGGGCTTTCCGGCGGCCAGCAGCAGCGCCTGTGCATCGCGCGCGCCGTCGCCGTGCATCCTAGCGTCCTGCTGATGGACGAGCCATGCTCCGCCCTCGACCCGATCTCCACGCTCGCCGTCGAGGATCTGATCAACGAGCTCAAACGCGACTACACCATCGTCATCGTCACCCACAACATGCAGCAGGCCGCCCGCGTGGCCGACTACACCGCCTTCTTCAACCTCAAGGCCGTCGGCAAGCCCGGCCACCTCGAGTATTTCGCCGACACGACGACGATGTTCAACAACCCCCAAAATGAGGAGGCCGAGCGCTACATCTCCGGCCGTTTCGGCTGA
- the rplL gene encoding 50S ribosomal protein L7/L12: protein MAKLSSDELLDAFKEMTLVELSEFVKKFEDEFDVEAAAPVAAVAAAPAAGAGAGEDEKTEFDVVLSSFGDKKIQVIKVVKTLTGQGLADAKKLVDGAPATILEKVKKDDAEKAKSELEEAGATVELK from the coding sequence ATGGCTAAGCTCTCAAGCGACGAGCTTCTCGATGCGTTCAAGGAAATGACCCTGGTTGAGCTCTCCGAGTTCGTCAAGAAGTTCGAGGACGAGTTCGACGTCGAGGCCGCCGCCCCGGTTGCCGCCGTCGCCGCCGCTCCGGCCGCTGGCGCTGGCGCTGGTGAGGACGAGAAGACCGAGTTCGACGTGGTCCTCTCCTCCTTCGGCGACAAGAAGATCCAGGTCATCAAGGTCGTCAAGACCCTGACCGGCCAGGGCCTCGCCGACGCCAAGAAGCTGGTTGACGGCGCTCCCGCCACCATCCTCGAGAAGGTCAAGAAGGACGACGCCGAGAAGGCTAAGTCCGAGCTCGAAGAGGCCGGCGCCACCGTCGAACTCAAGTAG